AATCGGCTCGCGCTCGTGCCCGATCCGCCCGATGCTCACAGAAGGCGCCGTCATCGACCGGCCCTCCCTCTGCCCAGCCCAACCCGCCAAACCTAAGCCACCCGCCCCCACCCGGGCAATCAGGCCGCTGCGTTCAGCGGGAATATAGGGAAAAGAGCAATCTTGAAGCCGCCTGACGCCCCGCAGCCCTGAGCGCGATCCATGTGAGCCGAGAAGCGGCGATACGGGATCCAACAAAAAGTGGTGCCTCTGGCCGGACTCGAACCGGCACTCCTTGCGGAAGCGGATTTTGAATCCGCCGCGTCTACCATTCCACCACAGAGGCTGCCTGCGTGGGCAGGTTCCTGCCGCACGCCAGCCCTGCGTGTCAATTGTCTCGACGCTGGCGCCCGGCGCCGTTAGGAACCGGGCATGACCTTGCCGCCCGACGCCGCCAGCCGCACGCTCCTGCAATCCATCGAACAGATGGCCGACGCCTCTCCCGAGGCGGGCTTCAGCCTGCGCGAAATCTTCGACCAGCTCGACGAGAGCGCCTTCGGCGCGACGCTGTTCCTGCTGGCGCTGCCCTGCTGCGTGCCTTTCCTGTATCTGGTGCCGCAGATCGTCGCCGTGCCGATGATGGCGCTCGCCGCGCAGATGTGCCTCGGCCGCGACGAGCCCTGGCTGCCCGCGGGCCTCGCCGCGCGCAAGATCGACAAGGCCGGTCTCACGGCGATGGCCACCGGCGGGCGCAAATGGTTCGGCTGGATCGAGGCGCTGGTGCGCCCCCGCCTCACCTTCATCACCGGCAAGCGGTCCGAGCGCGTGGTCGGCCTCTTCCTCGTGCTGTTCTGCGCCTCGATCCTGCTGCCCCTGCCGATGACCAACACCGTGCCCGGCTTCGGCGTCGCCATCGCCTCCTTCGGCTTGATGCAGAAGGACGGCCTCGCGGTCCTCGCCGGCCTGCTGATCGGCACCATATGGATCGGCGCGCTGGTGTTCGCCGCCGTCACCGGCGCCAGCTTTCTCGCGGGCGCCGCGCTCGGCTCGTGACGCTGCGCCGCATTGCCCGGCGCGCCATCCTCGCGTGAATGGACGCATGACAGCGTTGACGAAAATGCTCACGGGCTGGCGCTGGCCGGTCGCTGCCCTCATCGCCTCCGCGCTGATGCTGGCCGGCGCGCATGCCTTCGAAACCTTCGGCGGCCTCCTGCCCTGCCCGCTCTGCCTGCGCCAGCGGGAAGTCTACTGGGCTCTCATCGCGATGACGCTGACCGGCCTCGCCATCTGGCGCCTGGTGCCGAAGCGCCGCTTCCTCGTCGCGCTCAACGTGCTGATCGGCCTTGTCTTTGTGGTCGGCGTCGTGGTGGCGTTCTTCCATGCCGGCGTCGAGTGGAAGATCTTCCCGCCGCCGGATGGCTGCAGCGGCGCGCCGGTGGGCGACCCCTTTGCCATCGGCGATCTCGACCAGCCGCTGCACGTGCCGTCGTGCACCGCCGCGCCCTTCTACATCGCCGGTCTGTCGATGGCCGGCTGGAACGGGGTTGTCTCGCTGGTCCTCGCCGGCTTCAGCTTCACCGCCGCCGCGCTGACCTTCCGGTCCTACCGCACCAGGTAGACGGCCGCCGCCGCGCCGAGGGAAATCACCGCGCCCGCCGCCGCGAAGATGCGCAGCCGCCGGAACCAGTTGGCCAGGCCCGCCCCGTCGGCGTCCCACACGCCGTGCAGCACGTGCGCCGCCGCGGCCGCCGCAAACACCTGCCAGCCGAGCGATCCGAGCACGCCCCACAGCACAAGGCCCCAGCCGGCCAGCGCGCCCAGCACCGACAGCACCATCAGCCGCGTGCGCGGAATGCCGGACCCGTTGGCATTGATCTCGGCGCCCCAGCGCACCCCGCCGAGGAAGGACAGGATCACACCGGCATAGACCAGCAGGCTGAGCGCCGCCTGCGCCTGCAGCACGGGATCATCGCCCCGCGCATACCACATCACCCCCGCGCCCGCGCCGAACGGGATCAGCCCGGCCAGCGTCAGTGCCAGCGGAACGCCCGGAATTCCGAACACTCTCATGTCTTAAAGCCCCAGCACCTTGCGTGCGATGATGTTCTTCTGGATTTCATTCGTGCCGCCGTAAATCGACTGGGCACGCCCACCGAAATAACTCGCCACATCGCGCGGTCCAGTGCCTGCTGATGGGGCACGGTGTCCCACAAATTGACCAGCTGCCTCAAGCAACAGTTGCGTGATCGCCTGGTGCGTTTCGGTGGCGAGGATCTTCACGGTCGACGACGCATCCCCCACCGAGCCGCCGGACACCTGCGCCGAAAGGATCCGGAACACCGTCATCTCCAGCCCGTCCACCGCGATCTCCGCCTGCGCGACCCGCGACGCAAACCCGGCATCATCGATCAGCCGCTCGTTCGCCCCTTCCGGCATCGCCGAGGCGAGCGCCCTTGCATGGCGCAGCATCGCCCGCTTGCCGCCGATGCGCGCATACGACGTGCGCTCGAAGCCAAGCAGGTATTGCGAATAGGTCCAGCCCTTGCCTTCCTCGCCGATGCGGTTTGCCTCGGGCACGGTGACATTGTCGAACAGCACTTCGTTCAGCGCATGCGCCCCGTCGATCGAGATGATCGGCTTGACGGTGACGCCCGGCGCGTCGAGCGGGCAGCAGATGAAGCTGATGCCTTCTTGTTTCTTCTCGCCCCGGCTGGTGCGCGCCAGCAGGAAGATCCAGTCGGCATGCTGCGCCGCCGAGGTCCAGATCTTGTGACCGTTCAGCGTATAGATGCCGTCCTTCAGCACGGCAGAGAATTCGAGGCTCGCGAGGTCCGATCCCGCGCCCGGCTCCGAATAGCCCTGCGCCCAGCCGACCGACCCGTCGCGAATGCCCGGCAACCATTGCTGCTTCTGCGCTTCGCTGCCGAACGTGTAGATCACCGGGCCGACATAGATCACCCCCATCGGCGTCACGGTCGGCACGCCGGCGCGCTCGAGCTCCTCATCGAAGACGTACTGTTCCTCAAGACCCCAGCCGGGCCCGCCGTATTCCTTCGGCCAGGCTGTCGCCAGCCAGCCCTTGTCGCCCAGCGCCATCTCTGACTTGCGCACATCCGCCGTCGTCAGCGGAATGCCCGCCTTGTACTTGGCGATGATGTCCTTCGGAAATTCGGTCTCGAACCAGCTGCGCACATGCGCGCGGAACGTCTCCGTTTCGGGGGCAAATTTCAGGTGCATGACGTCGTCCTCCGGCAGCCGAGACTAGGCCCGCGCCCGCCGCTGGCAATGGGTCACCCAAAGTCAGGCGCGTCTAGTCCGGCGCAAACCGCCCGGCATAGCCGCTCGCCGCAAGGATGGCGGCCGGGTCGTCCAGCTTGAGCAACGTCTGCAGCGCCGCGGTTTTGTCGTCCGCCTGCGCGTAATAGGCTTCGCAGATCCGCTTCCCGATCCAGTAGCCGAGATCGTTCACCCGCCCGCCGCGGCCCTGACCGTAGAGCCAGTCGGCATTGTCCATCACGCCGGCATCGATGTCCGCCTTCAGCTCCGCCCAGAGCTGCGGCTCATGCGCCAGGCCGTAAGCCGCCCGCTCGGCGTCCGTGAGGCTCGGGCGCCCCAGAGACAATTCCATCACGAAATCGGCGAAGCCTTCGGTCAGCACGATTGAGAGCAGGCCCTGCCCTTCCGACCCGTCGCGCACCTGCCCCTGATAGGAGTGCGTCACTTCATGGGCGACGAACTCCTCCAGCACTTGCCGTATTTCTGCGGCGTCGCGCCCGTCACACAGAACCTCAAGCCCCATCACCAACCCGTCCGGCGCAGCGGTGCCGCCGGAATTGCCCGCCCCGAAGACGATATAGGCAGGCACCGGATTGGGATACGCGCCGTCCGGCACAAGAGTGGCAACATCCAGAAGCTCCGAAACGCCTTCGAGCGTGGCGGAAGTCTGCGCCTGCATCTCCCGCGCTGCCGGAAGGCATACCTCAATGGCGCGCCGGTAGCGCTCCGGCTCGGCCGCAAGTTTTGCGGCCAGTTTGGCGCCATCCTCGATCCGGTACGGCGTGAATATCTCGATACCGCGCGTTCCCTTGGCGATATAGTCCGCCTGCAGAACGTCAGCATCCGGCAGGATGCCGCCTTCCAGCAGCGCCGCGAAGCGCTCGGCATCGTCCAGGATCAGGATCGGCGGAGCCTCAGCCTCGGCCTCAACCCCGGCCTGCGGCGCATGACTCGCGCATCCGCTCGCAATGGCAAGTCCAGCCAGCCACACAGTCCATCCGCGCATCCCGGCCCTCCATGCAAAAACGCCCCGGCGAACCGGGGCGTTGCTGTTTCCTGCTACGAGGCTTTCACCGTCGCGATCCACTGGTCAACCTTGCGGCTGAGTACATCGAGCGGCAGCGCGCCGCCACCGAGCACCGTGTCGTGGAAGGCGCGGATGTCGAACTTGTCGCCAAGTTCGGCCTCGGCTTTCGCACGCAGCTGCTGGATGCGGATCATGCCGATCTTGTAGGCCGTCGCCTGGCCCGGCGTCACGATATAGCGCTGCACTTCCGAACGGGCCTGGCCTTCGGTGATGGCCGAGTTGTCGAGGAAGTACTGGACCGCCTGCTCTTCCGTCCAGCCTTTCGAGTGCAGGCCGGTGTCGACGACGAGACGGATCGCGCGCCAGATTTCAGAGCCGAGGCGGCCAAAGTCCGAGTACGGATCCTGGTAGGTGCCCGGCATCTCTTTCGCCAGCCATTCAGCGTAGAGGCCCCAGCCTTCCGAATAGGCGGTGAAGCCGGCCTGCGTACGGAACTTCGGAACGCTCGTCAGTTCCTGCGCGATCGAAATCTGCATGTGGTGGCCCGGAATGCCTTCGTGATACGCGATCACTTCCAGCTCGCCCTTCGGCATCATGGTCATGTCCGACAGGTGGGCATAGTAGATGCCCGGGCGCGAGCCGTCCGGCGTGCCCGGGAAGTAGTGCTGGGCCGCGCCCGGCTGTTCGCGGAAGGCTTCGACGCGCTTCACGACAAGGTCAGCCTTCGGCAGGATGCCGAAATATTCCGGCAGCTTGGTCTTGATGTTGTTGATGGCGGCGGTGGCGTCCGCGATATAAGCCTCGCGGCCTTCATCCGTGTTCGGATAATAGTGACGCTCGTCATCCTTCGCATCGCGGATGCTCTTGAAGAATTCCTGCAGCGTGCCTTCGAAACCGACCTGGTTCTTGATCGCTTCCATCTCGCCGTGCAGGCGCTCGACTTCCGACAGGCCGAGCTGGTGGATCTCGTCCGCCGTCATCGAGGTCGTCGTCATGCCGGCCAGCATGAAGTCGTAATAGGCCGCGCCGTTCGGCTGCAGGTTGGCGCCCTGCGGACCTTTCGGGTCCGGCGAGTTGGCCATGTCAGCCGTGCAGAAGGCTATCAGGTCGTTGTAGAAGGTCAGGAACGGACCCTTCAGGGCCGCCTCGGCTTCAACCGTCAGCGCGTCGGCTGCTTCCTGGGTCATCTTGCCGTCGGCGACCAGCTTGGCGGTGTCGGCCTTGAAGTCTGCCCAGATGGCCGAATCCGGGCCTGCCGTGAACGGCGCGCCGGTGACGATCTTCTTCGACTGGTCGATCACGGCTTCGTACGCGAACTTCGGCGCATGGACGCCGGCCTCGGCGTTCTCCTTGGTGATCACCAGCGCGTCCTGCAGCGCGGCGGCCGTGCCGGTGTAGCGCTTCACCAGCGCCTTGGCGTCGGCCTCGTCATCGACTGCATGGAACTGGATCAGGAAAGTCGGCGCGAAGCTCTGCACGCCGTTCATCTGGTCGAAGATGAAACCGTTGCGGCGATAGGCAACGCTGTCTGCGGCGCGCTGGTACTGGTAGTTCCAGAGGTCGACCGAATCCTGGTCGGTCGGGGACAGCGTGTCGTAGTCGAAGTTCGCCTTCAGCTCGTCGGTCGCGCCTTTCAGCCAGGCCAGCTGCTCATCGGCGCAGGCGAAGGTGAAACAGTCGATCTCGTCATTCTTGTCCTTGCGGCCAAGGAAAGTCAGCTGGATCGGGCTGAACTGCAGCTGCTCCTCATACTTCTCGTCGAACCAGGCATTCAGCTTGGTGCTCTGCTCGGCAAGGGCTTCAGCCGACATCGCCGGCTCAGCGGCGGGCTTCGGCGCACAGGCGCCGAGAACGAAAACGAGGGCGAGGGCCGAAACGGCGGAACGGATCATTGGGGGGGTCTCCTCAGAACGGACTTTCCGTTTAACGATAAAACCCCGTATCCCTCGAAACCGGCGGCGTCAATCGCCCCGAATTGGCTTTTGTGGATTCGGAGGATAAGCAGGGCCATGTCTGCGACCCGATCCTCCTCCTCGTCCCGCTCCTTCCGCCTCGGTACGCGGGGCTCTCCGCTGGCCCTCGCCCAGGCCCACCAGATCGCCGGCAGCCTGAAGGCGGCGAGCGGCGGCGACATCGAGGCGGAGATCGTCACCTTCACCACGACGGGCGACCAGCTGACCACCGAACGGCTGATCAATTCCGGCGGCAAGGGCCTGTTCACCCGCGAACTCGACGACTCGCTGTCGCGCGGCGACATCGACTTTGCCGTCCACAGCCTCAAGGATGTGCCGTCCGTACTGCCGGCCGGGCAGGTCTTCGTCGCGTTCCCGGAACGCGAGGATCCGCGCGACGCCTTTGTCTCGCGCAAGTGGGGCTCGCTGCAGGAGCTTCCCCAAGGCGCCCGGCTCGGCACCGCGTCCCTGCGCCGCGAATCGCAGGCCCTCGCCCTCAGGCCGGACCTCAACATCGTCACCTTCCGCGGCAATGTGCAGACCCGCCTGCGCAAGCTCGACGAGGGCCTGGCCGATGCCACCTTCCTCGCCATGGCCGGTCTCAACCGGCTCGGCCATGCCGATATCGCCAAGCCGATCCCGATCACCGACATGCTGCCCGCCGCCGCACAGGGCATCATCGGCGTGGTGACGCGCGAGGACGCGGATGCGGACCTGCGCGCTGCGCTCGCGCGCCTGAATGTTGCGGCCAGCGAAGCCTCGGCCACCGCCGAGCGCGCCTTCCTCGCCTTGCTCGACGGCAGCTGCCGCACACCGATCGCGGCGCACCTCTCTGCGACCGGCGAAGGCTGGCACCTCGCCGGCGAAGTGCTCAGCCCGGATGGCAAGCGCCGCTGGCGCGCCGAAGGCCGCCGGCCCAAGACCTCGAACCTCGACGTGCTGGCTGCGCTTGGCCGCGAGGTCGCCTCGGAAATCCTCGAGTCCGCGCAGGGCCAGCTGCCGGCGTTCGAGAACGGCAAGTGAGCATCAACGTCATCGTCACCCGCGCCGAGCCCGGCGCGGCCGAGACGGCAGGGCGGATCACCGAGTTTGACCTGACCCCCATTGTCTCGCCGATGCTCCGGGTTGTTGAAACCGGCTTTGATCCCGCCGAGGCCGACGGCGTGCAGCACCTCGTGTTCACCAGTGCCAATGGTGTCAGCGCCATTCGGTCATCAGGATTGCCGAGAACCCTGCGCGCCTGGTGCGTCGGCCCCTCCACCGCCGCGGCGGCGCGGGCGGCAGGTTTCACGGATGTTGTCGAAGGCGACGGCAACGCGGACGATCTCGCCGCGCGCATCCTCGCCGCAAAGCCGGATGGCCGCCTCCTCCACATCGCAAATGCCGATGCTGCGGGAAATCTTGTCGCCGTCCTGCGCGCCGGCGGATATGACGCCCGCTTCGCGGCGCCTTACCGCACCGAAGCCGTACCCAGCCTCAGCGCGCAAGCCCTCGCCGTCCTCGAAGCCGGGCCGGCGCTGATCCTGCTTCATTCGGCCAAGGCCGCTGCCGCCCTCGCCGCGTCCGGCGCTGATATCCGCGAGACCCGGCTTGTCGCCATATCCCGCGCCGCCGCCGAGCCACTGGCCGGCAGGGCCCGTTTAGGCTGCTCGTACGCGCTCAAGCCCAATGAAGACTACCTGATGCTCGCCATGCTGGAGGCGGGTCTCTCGATTCCGCGCTAGGCCCCCGGCTTTGCCCTTGAATCCGCAACGTGCAACACTGTTTTGAAACCAGAAGCTGACCATATGGCGGGCATGAGCAACGACCCCTTCAGCGACGACGACCCGATCGGCAGCCCGATCGACGCGCAGTTCGAGCCGGCGCCCGCTGGCGCAGAACCGGCGCCACGTCCTCGCCCGGGCTGGGCCGCGCTCGGCGCCGCAAGCCTCGCCGCAGCCCTCGTCGGCGGCGCCGCGGGCGCATTCGGCACGACCCTTCTGGCGCCCAAATCCGATGTCGCAGCCCTTGAGGCGCGCCTCGACGAAGTGGCCGCCGTGCAAGCTGCCATCGACGAAAAGCTCGCCGAGCCCGCCGCCGCCTCGGCGGAACTGGGCGGCCTCATCCGACAGCTGGATGCCGTCTCCCGCCGCCTCGACCAGGCGATTGCCGCGGGCGGCGACCCGGAGGCCTTTGCCGACCTGAGCGCGCGGCTCGACGCGCTCGAACGCCGCGCGCCGGCGACGCCGAGCGCCGACGTTGCCCTGCTGACGGCGCGCCTCGCCAGCCTTGAAGCCGCCACGCAGGCAGCCGCCGCTGAATCAAGCGCCGCCGTGAAGTCCAGCGGCAGCCGGGCAAATGCCGCGCTGGCGCTGTCGGCCATCGAGTCGGCCACGCGCCGCGGCGCCGGCTTCGAGTCCGACTACCGCGCCTTGCGCGACGCCGTGCCCGGCAACGAGCAGATCAAGCGCCTTGCGCCCTACATATCCGGCGTGCCAGCCCTCACCACACTGCAGGCAGAATTCCCGAAAGTCCGCGCCGCGATCCTCGCCGCCACGACCCCGGAAACCTCCGGCCGCCTCTCCTGGATCGACCGCACTTTCGGCGATGCCGTCAGTGTACGGCCGGCCGGCGGCAAGCATTCTGCCGTCTCGAAAGCCCTCGATGCGGCCGCCGCAGCGCTTGATGCGGGCGACCTGCCGCTTGCCCTCAAGTCTATGGCCGGGCTCGAGCCCGCCGCAGCCGCCGCCGCAGAAGACTGGACCCGGCGCGCAAACCGTCGCATCACGCTCGAACAGGCGCTGGAGGACGTCCGCCTGAGCCTGATCGAAGGGGGGAATTGACGCGCCATGAGCCGGTTTTTCCTGTTCATCATCGTCATCGTCCTCGTCATGGTCGGCGCGGCGCTGTCCTGGCTGGCCTTCAGCCTGCCGGGCGAAGTGACCTTCCCGGTCGGCCAGGAAATCGTCGCCGTCAAATCCGGTGTCGCCGCGATTGCCCTCGTCCTGTTCGGCGGCCTGATCGCGCTGGTCTGGTGGCTTGCCACCGGCCTGCTCGTCCTTCCCGGCCGCATCTCGAAAGCCCGCCGCCTGTCGCGCACCCGCAAGGCCAATGCCGCGCTCGCCGAAGGCCTCCTCGCCGCTGAAGGCGGCGATGCGAAGGCCGCCCTCAAGCTGGCCCGCCGCGCCATGCGCCATGCCGAAGACGAGCGGCTGAAACTGCTGCTCGAAGCGCGCGCCGCCGAAGCGAACGAAGACTGGGCCGGCGCCGAACGGGCGTGGGGCCTCTTGACCCGCCTGCCCGGCGGCCAGCTTGCGGGCCTGCGCGGTTCGGCCACCGCCGCCTCCGAACGCGGCGACCAGCTGACGGCTGAAACCCGCGCCCGCGAAGCCCTCGCCCTCAAGTCCGACGCCGACTGGCCGTTCAATTCCCTCTTCGACCTGCAGGTCTCGAAAGGCGATTGGGACAAGGCGCTCGAAACCCTGGTACAGGGCGAAAAGCGCGCCGAAGTCGAACCTCTCAACGCCAAGCGCCGCCGCGCCGTGCTGCACACCGCCAAGGCGGTCAGCCTTCCGCATACGGAGAAGGTTGCGGCCCAGAAGGCGCTCGCCGAAGCGATCCGCTCCGCGCCCGATTTCCCCCCGGCCGCCTATCACGGCGCCCGCTTCCTGATGACCGATGGCAAGGCGAAAGCCGCGCAGGGCGTGCTCGAACTCGGCTGGAAGGCGCGGCCGCATCCCGCGCTCGCCCAGCTGTCGCGCCGCCTCATTCCGCAGGACACGCGGCAGAACATTTCCGCCCGCCTGAAGGGCCTTGCCGACTGCAATCCGGGCCACCGCGAAAGCCGCATCGTGATGGCGGAGATCGCGATGGACAATGCCGACTGGGTCGGCGCCATCCGCATCCTCGCCCTCCTCGTCGAGGAAAACCCGACCGCCCGTCTCTGCCTCCTGATGGAGCGCGCGCTGAAAGGCTATGGCGACCCGGTCGAGGCTCAGCGCTGGGGCCGCATGGCCGCCTCCGCCTCCCGCGAGGCCGACTGGTCGGACATCGACCCGAAGGGCAATGCCTTCGACTTCGACCGCGCGGCCTGGGGCCGGATGGTCTACGCCTTCGGCGATGTCGGCGATCTCGTCCACCCGCGCTACGAAACCTATGGCCGCGAGCTGGAGGCGGGCCGCGTGCTGGCCCTGCCGATGTCCGAAGATGGCCCGCTCGCCCCGCCGAAAGCGCCGCAAGGACCGCTGACCCAGCCCCTCGACTACGCCCCGGACGAGGATTGACCGGGCCGCCTTTCGGGGTGGCAAAACGGCCTTGCGCCCCCTCCGGCCTGCCAGTATATGCGGGGCCTGCCCGAAACGGCATGCCGCTTTAGCTCAGCTGGTAGAGCACCGCATTCGTAATGCGGGGGTCAGGTGTTCAAGTCACCTAAGCGGCACCATTTTCGGCCTCCCTCCTTTCTTGTCATGGCCGCCGTCCTAGATTGGGCAGCGTGACGGTTGCTGTTGTATTCGGAAGTTCGGGCGGGATTGGCCGCGCGCTGGTTGAGCGCCTGCTGGCGCGGGGGCAGCATGGCCGCGTGTTCGCCGTATCGCGTTCGGGCGCGCCGGCCGAAGGCGCCGAAGCGCGGCGGGCCGATTTCACGCAGGACGCGCAGCTTGCCGACCTAGCGGCAGAGATTGGCGCGGCGGGGCCGGTTTCACTTTGCATCGTTGCGAGCGGGTTCCTTTCCGGGAAGGGCGTGCAGCCGGAGAAGACTTTCCGGGCGCAGGACCTCGAGGCGTTCCGGCGCGTGTTCGAGGCCAACACCTTCGGCCCGGCCCTGATTGCCAAGCACATGCTGGCGCTGATGCCGAAGGCGGAGCGCAGCGTGTTTGCCGCCTTGTCGGCGCGGGTCGGCTCGATCTCCGACAACCGGCTGGGCGGCTGGCATGCCTACCGCGCGTCGAAAGCGGCGCTGAACATGCTGATCCGCAACTATGCGATCGAACAGGCGCGGCGGGCGCCGCATTGCATCTGCGTGGGCCTTCATCCGGGTACGGTGGATACCGCCCTCTCGGCGCCGTTCCAGACCAACGTGCCCGAGGAGCGCCTGCTCACAGCCGTGCAATCGGCCGGGCACCTTCTGGACGTGATCGACCGGCTCACTCCGGACGCATCGGGCAAGTGTTTCGACTGGGCCGGCAAGGAGATTCCCGCCTAAAGCCGGAACTGGCCTTCGATGACCGTGACGGCCTTTCCCGTCAGCTTGCAGCGGTCGCCGTCGAGGCGCACATCGATCCAGGCGCCGCGGCCTGGATAGGCCTGATAGCAGCGGGCGGCGGGGGCACCGAAGTTTTCGGCGAGCACGCGGGCCAGCATCGTGTGCCAGCTGCCGGTGGCGGGATCCTCGTCAATGCCCGAGCCCGGCGCGAAGAAGCGCGAGGTGGCCCCTGCCCCGTCGCCGCCGAGGGCGAAGCAGCCGAAATTGCCGCGGTCCCAGCCGCCGCCGGCGGCGCCGAGCGTCTTCAGCGCGCGGTGATCGGGCGCGAGGGCCTTCACTTCTTCCGGCGTCTCGAACCGCGCGGCATAGAACATGCCGCCCCAGGCTTCGACCGGGCGGGCGCCGAGAGCGGCGGCAATATCGTCCGTAACCGGAACAGGCTTGATCGGCGCGGAGGGAAAATCCATCTCGAGCCGGTCATCAACGAGACGCTTCACGAAAAGGCGGCCGGACTTCACCGTGTCGAAGGCGACGCCGGAGCCTTCATAGCCGGCATGGTTGAAGAGCACATGGGCGGCGGCGAGCGTGGCATGGCCGCAGAGCGGCACTTCGACGGCGGGCGTGAACCAGCGCAGCTTCCAGATGCCTTCGGTCGCGGGCACGATGAAGGCTGTCTCGGCGACGTTGTTCTCGGCGGCGATTGCGAGCAGCGTCTCGTCCGGCAGGAAGGCATCGAGCGGCATGACGCAGGCCTGGTTTCCCTCGAGGGATTTCGAGGCAAAGGCATCGACCTGGAAGAAGGGTAGCGCGGGCATGGGTCTCTCCATCGGGGACCGCCTTGTCGCATGGCGGCGGGCCGGGGGGCAAACGAGGAAATCTGATGGGGCTGTGAGTTCGGCTGATGGCTGCACGGGCGGCCGCAGGTCCGGCGGGGCCGGTGCGGCAGGCGGCTGGGTTACGGATCTGCGGACCGTCTAGGATGTATCCGTGTGCGGAGTGACGGCGCCGCAATGATCGAGGACCATGGCCAGCAGGCGCAAGGGGGCGACGCGGCCCGCGGCGGGCGGCAGCGCGGCGACGCGCGACAGGCCGAGCGTGAAATCGAAGCGCGCGGCGGCAAAGGCGGGCGCGGCGGAGTCGCTGGTCAGCGGCTGCGCGCCGACATGGCGCAGCGTGACGCGGCCCCAGCGGCTGACATGATAGCCATACGGCACGCCGTAGCCATAGGTGCGGCGCACCCAGTTCTTCAGCGCGGCAAGCTGCGCGGCGATCAGTGGCCAGAGCAGCCAGTGGATCAGCGTCAGGTTCGCAGGCGGATGGTGCAGGGAATACATCGAGCCGTGATCATACAACCGGACTGCATGCGGCCGGATTCGCGGAGGGCAAAAAAGTCAGGAAAATTTCAGCGTGCGGACGGACGAGGCCTGGAAAGCTATTGGAATCAGACGTCTGGGTCCCGGCTTTCGCCCGGGATGACATAGTGGGAGGTTGCGAGATTCGGGGAGTTTCGTCGCGCAAGTCGATTCTTGTGCAACATATTTGAGCTCATCCTGAGCGAAGTCGAAGGATGTGCGTGCGCTCCCACGTCAGTGAGCCCGCTCTATCCTTCGACTTCGCTCAGGATGAGCTTCGACTTCGCGGGGATGGGCGCCCCCTACTTGTTCAACTCATCCAGCAGCCAGCCGTGGTGGACAGGGCCGTGGCCCTTGCCGAGGCCCTTGGCGGCTTTCAGCGCGCCGAAGAGATAGGCCCTGCCCTCTTCGACGGCCTGGGGCACCGAACGGCCCTGCGCGAGGCGCGCGGCGATGGCGGAGGCGAGCGTACAGCCGGTGCCGTGGGTGGACGTGGTGTCGAGGCGCGGGCCTTCGAAGATCCATTCGCCGGTGGTGGTCTGCAGCACGTCGTGGATGACCTTGCCGCCGATATGGCCGCCTTTGACGAGGGCGCCGTTGGCGCCGAGTTCGAGCAGCCGGTCGGCGGCGCGGCGCTGGCCGTCGAGGTTCTCCACGGGCTTGCCGGTCAGCACTTCGGCT
The genomic region above belongs to Acidobacteriota bacterium and contains:
- a CDS encoding acyl-CoA dehydrogenase family protein; protein product: MHLKFAPETETFRAHVRSWFETEFPKDIIAKYKAGIPLTTADVRKSEMALGDKGWLATAWPKEYGGPGWGLEEQYVFDEELERAGVPTVTPMGVIYVGPVIYTFGSEAQKQQWLPGIRDGSVGWAQGYSEPGAGSDLASLEFSAVLKDGIYTLNGHKIWTSAAQHADWIFLLARTSRGEKKQEGISFICCPLDAPGVTVKPIISIDGAHALNEVLFDNVTVPEANRIGEEGKGWTYSQYLLGFERTSYARIGGKRAMLRHARALASAMPEGANERLIDDAGFASRVAQAEIAVDGLEMTVFRILSAQVSGGSVGDASSTVKILATETHQAITQLLLEAAGQFVGHRAPSAGTGPRDVASYFGGRAQSIYGGTNEIQKNIIARKVLGL
- a CDS encoding disulfide bond formation protein B, whose protein sequence is MTALTKMLTGWRWPVAALIASALMLAGAHAFETFGGLLPCPLCLRQREVYWALIAMTLTGLAIWRLVPKRRFLVALNVLIGLVFVVGVVVAFFHAGVEWKIFPPPDGCSGAPVGDPFAIGDLDQPLHVPSCTAAPFYIAGLSMAGWNGVVSLVLAGFSFTAAALTFRSYRTR
- a CDS encoding uroporphyrinogen-III synthase, which translates into the protein MSINVIVTRAEPGAAETAGRITEFDLTPIVSPMLRVVETGFDPAEADGVQHLVFTSANGVSAIRSSGLPRTLRAWCVGPSTAAAARAAGFTDVVEGDGNADDLAARILAAKPDGRLLHIANADAAGNLVAVLRAGGYDARFAAPYRTEAVPSLSAQALAVLEAGPALILLHSAKAAAALAASGADIRETRLVAISRAAAEPLAGRARLGCSYALKPNEDYLMLAMLEAGLSIPR
- the hemC gene encoding hydroxymethylbilane synthase; this encodes MSATRSSSSSRSFRLGTRGSPLALAQAHQIAGSLKAASGGDIEAEIVTFTTTGDQLTTERLINSGGKGLFTRELDDSLSRGDIDFAVHSLKDVPSVLPAGQVFVAFPEREDPRDAFVSRKWGSLQELPQGARLGTASLRRESQALALRPDLNIVTFRGNVQTRLRKLDEGLADATFLAMAGLNRLGHADIAKPIPITDMLPAAAQGIIGVVTREDADADLRAALARLNVAASEASATAERAFLALLDGSCRTPIAAHLSATGEGWHLAGEVLSPDGKRRWRAEGRRPKTSNLDVLAALGREVASEILESAQGQLPAFENGK
- a CDS encoding DUF3429 domain-containing protein, translating into MRVFGIPGVPLALTLAGLIPFGAGAGVMWYARGDDPVLQAQAALSLLVYAGVILSFLGGVRWGAEINANGSGIPRTRLMVLSVLGALAGWGLVLWGVLGSLGWQVFAAAAAAHVLHGVWDADGAGLANWFRRLRIFAAAGAVISLGAAAAVYLVR
- a CDS encoding DUF885 domain-containing protein, producing MIRSAVSALALVFVLGACAPKPAAEPAMSAEALAEQSTKLNAWFDEKYEEQLQFSPIQLTFLGRKDKNDEIDCFTFACADEQLAWLKGATDELKANFDYDTLSPTDQDSVDLWNYQYQRAADSVAYRRNGFIFDQMNGVQSFAPTFLIQFHAVDDEADAKALVKRYTGTAAALQDALVITKENAEAGVHAPKFAYEAVIDQSKKIVTGAPFTAGPDSAIWADFKADTAKLVADGKMTQEAADALTVEAEAALKGPFLTFYNDLIAFCTADMANSPDPKGPQGANLQPNGAAYYDFMLAGMTTTSMTADEIHQLGLSEVERLHGEMEAIKNQVGFEGTLQEFFKSIRDAKDDERHYYPNTDEGREAYIADATAAINNIKTKLPEYFGILPKADLVVKRVEAFREQPGAAQHYFPGTPDGSRPGIYYAHLSDMTMMPKGELEVIAYHEGIPGHHMQISIAQELTSVPKFRTQAGFTAYSEGWGLYAEWLAKEMPGTYQDPYSDFGRLGSEIWRAIRLVVDTGLHSKGWTEEQAVQYFLDNSAITEGQARSEVQRYIVTPGQATAYKIGMIRIQQLRAKAEAELGDKFDIRAFHDTVLGGGALPLDVLSRKVDQWIATVKAS
- a CDS encoding exopolysaccharide biosynthesis protein — translated: MTLPPDAASRTLLQSIEQMADASPEAGFSLREIFDQLDESAFGATLFLLALPCCVPFLYLVPQIVAVPMMALAAQMCLGRDEPWLPAGLAARKIDKAGLTAMATGGRKWFGWIEALVRPRLTFITGKRSERVVGLFLVLFCASILLPLPMTNTVPGFGVAIASFGLMQKDGLAVLAGLLIGTIWIGALVFAAVTGASFLAGAALGS